The window TGGTAGCCCTGCACGTTGTCGATGACCCAGGCGATGACGAAGCCGAGCGCGGTCAGGCTCATCCCCGTGAGCAAAAGCGCCTGCCCCAGCACGAACCATTCGATGACGCCATACGGATAGCCGGCCAGGGGGGCCAGCATGAGGAAAAACGCCGCCTGGAGCATCGCAACGGTGGTCGAGCCCAGTATCTTCCCCATCACCAGCGATGCACGCGACGCCGGTGCGGCGATCACCGCCTGGAGGAAGCCCTCGTGCCGGTCCTCGATGACGGAGATCGTCGTGAAGATGGCCGTGAACAGCACGATCATCACCACGACACCGGGGTAGAAGTAGGTGTGGTAGTCCATGTCCCCGGCCCCCGGAACCCGGAACGATCCCGCGAGCCCCGAACCCAGGACGAACCACATCAGCACCGGCTGGCCGAGCGCGCCCACCACGCGGCTCCGCTGGCGGAAGAAGCGAACCATGTCGCGCTTCCACAGCACGTAGACGGCTGACAGGTTCAGCCTGAGGGCGCTTTGTCCTTCCATCAGTCCCCGCCCTCCCCGGCTTCCGACAGGCTGTGTCCGGTCAGCCGCGCAAAGACGTCGGCCAGCGTCGGCGTGCGGATTCCCACCGACCGGAACCGGCCGCGCGGGAACGCCTCCACCACGCGGGGCACCATCTTGTGCGCGTCCGGGCATTCGATGAGCAGCCCTTCGGGCGAAACCCGGCCCTTGAGCGACAGCGCCGCCTCGATCTCCGCCTGCGCGGCCTCAAGGCCGTCACCGTCAATGACGATGAGATCGTCCGACACCTGCTTCTTCAGCGCCGCCGGGGTTTCCACCGCCACGCACCGGCCCGAATCGAGAACGAGAAGCCGGTCGCAGTATTCGGCCTCCTCCGGGTGATGCGTCGTCAGCAGCACCGTGAGGCCGGTCGTCTCGCACAGCCGGCGGATCCGTTCCCACAGCCGCCGCAGCGTCGCCTGGTCGAGGCCCTGCGCCGGCTCGTCCATGACGAGGACGGCGGGGTTGTGCAGCAGCACGCGGGCCACTTCGAGGCGGCGGCGCATGCCGCCGGAAAACTCGGCCACCTTCCCGCCGGCCCGCCCGGTGAGGTCCATGAACTCCAGCACCTCGGCAATCCGCTTGCCTGCCTGTTCGCCGCGGATGCCATAGAGCGCCGCGCCGAAGGCGAGGTTTTCCCGCGCCGTAAGCTGGATATCCACCGACGGCTTCTGAAACACGACGCCCAGTTTCGCCCGGTAGGACCACTCATCGGGGTGGACGGGTTTTCCGTTCAGGATGATCCGGCCTTCCCGGAGCGGCAGAAGGCCCGTGAGCAGGTGGAACGCCGTGCTTTTTCCCGCGCCGTTGGGGCCGAGAAAGCCGAACACCTCGCCGCGCATTACCTCGAACGAAAGGTGATCGAGCGCCAGACGGTCGCCGTAGCGGTGGGTCAGCCCCTCGGCCTGGAAACAGATGGTGGCGGTTTCGCTCATGGCAGGCTGACCCTACTTACAGGCGGCCCCCGCTGTCTGCAACGAGCGCCGCGAAAATCCCGACGAGGTAGACGAGCGAGAGGGCAAAGAGCTGGCGGGGCCAGGCGGGCGGCTGGGTTTCCTTCAGTCCCTTGAGGCCCCAGACGAAGAACGCCGTGCCAAGGCCCACCGCCGTCAGGAGATAGAGGGCCCCTGCCACGCCCAGCATGAACGGCAGCAGGCTCACTGGCACCAGCACCGCCGACCACAGGACGATCTGGAGCCGGGTTTTCCGCTCGCCGGTTTCGTGCGGCATCAGCACAAGGCCGGCGCGGGCGTATTCGTCGGAACGGAACAGCGAGATCGCCAGGAAGTGCGGTACCTGCCAGACGAACATGATCGAAAAGAGCACGATGCCCGGCAGTTCGAGCCGTCCCGTCGCCGCCGTCCAGCCGATGAGCGGCGGCATCGCACCGGGAATGCTGCCCACAAGAAGCGCGAACGAGGTCTTCTGCTTGAGCGGCGTGTAGACCAGCACATAGGAGATGAGCGACAGCGCGGCGAGCAGGCCCGACAGGACATTCACGCCGAACGTCATGACGGGAATCCCGGCGGCTGCGAGGCCCATGCCGAAATAAAGCGCCGTCCGGGGCAACAGGAGGCGGGCCGGCAGGGGCCGCCCGCGGGTCCGCTCCATGCGGGCGTCGATGTCCCGCTCCAGGTACATGTTGAGCGCGTTCGCCCCGCCCACGACGAGTCCCATTCCGAGAAGGCACCCAAGCAGCACGCCGGGCCCAGGCGCCTGCGGGGCGATGTAGGCACCGACGGCCACCGCTCCCAGCGCCGTCACCAGGATGCGCGGCTTGGTGAGCGCGACGAGCGCCTTCAGGTCCATCGCCGGGGGTGTCAGATCGCTTCCGATGGCCGTGCCCCTCCCGTGACCGTTTCAGCCGCCAGCGGCGTTCCGAACCGGTTTGCCTCGCGGCTCACCATCCAGGCGGCGACGTGAAGCGCCAGCAGCGCCGCCCCGCCGGCAAGGTGGGCTGTCACCGTGACCAGTTCGAGCCGCGTGAAGACGCTCGCAATGCCGAGCCCCGCCTGTACCGCGAGCATCACCAGCAGCGCCACGCGCAGCGTCCTGAAGGCACGGTGGAGGGGGGCCTCCCGGCGGATCACGAGAACGAGCATCACCACGGCGGCGATGACAAGGAGCGCGCCAATCCGGTGGCCCATGTGGACCCAGACGGCTCCGGCAGGCCAGGCCGTCTCGCCGCACAGGGGAAAGCCGGTGCAGGCGAGCCCCGCGTTCGTGTGGCGGACGACCGCGCCGAGAACGATCTGCACGTAGACGACGGCGGTGGAGACGGCCGTCCAGCGGCGGATGGCCGGAAACGGATGCAGTTCGCCCTCCGGCACGCCGGCGACGGGGCGGCCCGGCCGGGTGAGAAAGGCAATCACGACGAGCAGGCCGAAGTAGACCATCGCCGTGCCCAGGTGCGCGGTCGAGACGGCCGGCGGAAGCCGCCAGATCACCGTCGCCGCTCCGAGCAGGCCCTGAAGAATGACCAGCACGGCGGCCGTGACGCCGAGCCACCGGAGGGCCGGGTTTTCCCGGAATCCCGTCCAGATGAGGCCGGCCAGGACGAGCGTCATCAGTCCCACGGCGGAGGCGACGAGCCGGTGCCCGTGCTCATAGAAGACGAGGCCCGTCATCTCCGGCATCAGGGTGCCGTGGCAGGTGGGCCAGTCCGGGCAGGCGAGCGAGGCGCCCGTGCCATGCACAAGGCCGCCCACGATCAGCAGAAAGAAGGTCGCCACCACGGTGGCCAGAGCGGTTCGGTACGCCCACATGATTCCGTTGAAGAAGGAACTCCCGCAGGCCCCTGGGGGCCCGCCCTTAGAAGATTAACGCGCACCGCCAGCGGGCGCCGGGTTTCCCTAACCCCCGGCAACCCGTGAGACAAGTTGGGTTTCTGACGGAGGCAGAGCAAGATTTTCCTTGCCTACGGCCCCCATGAACCGGTTAGGTTCACGCCTGCCTGATCCAGGCAGGGAGTCAACGACCATGACCGCTTCTTCCGCTTCGGCAGCCTCGGCCGCGCCACAGATTGACCTCACCGGACAGAAGGTGCTCGTCACCGGGGGTTCACGCGGCATCGGGCGCGGCATCGCGCTGGCCTGCGCCCGCGCCGGAGCCGACGTGGCGGTGAACTACGTGAAAAGCGCCGAGGCCGCGGCGGAGACAGTGGCCGAAATCCAGAAGCTCGGCCGCAAGGCGACGGCCCTCCAGGGGGACATGTCGAAACCGGCCGACGTCAAGCGCGTCTTCGCCGGGGCAAAAGAGTTCCTGGGCGGGCTGGACGCGGCCGCCATCAACGCGGGCATCGCCTCCAAGGCGGTGTTCGTGCGCGAGACGGCCGACGAGGAGATCGAGCGGGTGTTCGCCGTGGACCTGCTCGGCGCGTATTACTGCGCCCGCGAGGCGGCGGCGATCTTCCACGAGCAGAAGCACGGCCTTATCGTGATGATCTCCAGCGTGCTGGCTCAGACCCGCAGCGCCAAGATGGGCCCCTACGCCGTCGCCAAGGCGGCCCTCGAAGGGCTGATGACCATGCTGGCCCGCGAGGAGGCCCAGGCCCGCGTCCGCGTGAACAATATCCTGCCGGGGCTGGTCAATACCGACATGGGCCTCAAGGTGGTCAAGCCGATGGGGTTCAAGGAAGTGAGCCAGCTGGGGCCGGCCTTTCCGCTGGGCCGCGTCTGCGAACCCGAGGATATCGGCAACCTGTTCGCTTTCCTCGCTTCTCCCGCCGGTTCCTACATTACCGGCCAGTCGATCATGGTCGAGGGTGGCTCGACGCTGGTGAAAGGGATGTTCTAGGGGCCCCCCGCCGGGCAATTGTTACAACCGGTACCGGCCGGCGTCTTTCCCGTTTCAGATAGTTATTTCAATCAGTTAGCCAGACCACGGGTAACGGCCCCCTTTTGCCGTTCCAGATTCACCACCCCGCCGTCACAGTTTCGTCACAACTGTTTCTTAGTGTCTGCCCGGTCCGGAAAGGCCGGACCCGCCAGGTTCCTTATATCAGGAGTAGCCGAGCTGTCTTGCCGCCTCGCCAACAGACCGGACAGAACATGGGCAGTGAAACCACCCGCCAGGAAACCGGCCCCGGTAAAACCGGGGGTTTTCCGCCGCCTGCGGGCGGCGTGGCTCCGGAGCATCCGCCCATGAGCGACGCCAACGGCACGCCCGGACAGCCACCGCCGCTGGAAAAAATGGGGCGCCATGCACACCGGCGGAGACTGATCGACCGGACAGCGGCCATCCTCGTCCAGTTCGGCGGCCTGGGGATCATCGCCAGCATCCTCGGCATCCTGCTGTTCATCGTCTTTACGGTGCTGCCGCTCCTCAAGGCCGCCGAAGTCACCCAGGACCATGTTTACGACATTCCCGCCCACGCCAACGGAGCGCTGCTCGGGGACGAATACAACACCCATGTGGCCATGATGGGGCCCGACGGCGTGATCCGGGTGATCAACATCGAAACGGGCGCCGAGGAAACCACCCATTCCATCCCGCTGGAACCGCTGCTCCCGGAGATGCCGCCGCCGAAGATCGTCTCGTCGGCCACCATTCCCGGCACGCAGATCTTCGCCGCCGCCACGTCCGACGGCCGCATCGCCATCCAGCCGGTTGACTGGGACGTGAGCTTCGAGGGTAGCACCCGCGTCATCACCCCCGGCTTCCCGGAAACGATCGAGCTGCTGATGGACGGTGAGGGCCGCCCGTTCGGCGTGTATACCGCCCATCACAGCAAGCGGTACGGCATCACCACCGCCGTCGCCCAGCTTGCGGACGGGACAATCTCCATCGTCCGGCGCGTGACCGAGAAAAACAGCTTCACGGGCGAAGTCGAGGAGAGTATTGACGAGTACGCCGCCGAATCCCCCTACCACCTTACGGTCCTGATGCTCGACGAGGAGCAGCGCGACCTCTACGGCGGAACGAGCGAGGGTCAGATCGTCTACTGGCGGCTGGCCGAGGGGCAGCCGGGCGAGCCCGAAGTGGTGTCGGCCGGGCCGTCCGCCGTCACGGCGCTTTCCATGCTGATCGGCGGCCGCTCGCTGGTGGCCGGGCAGGCGAACGGGAACGTGAGCATCTGGTTCCGGGTCCGGCCGGAACAGGACTCCAACGAGTTCCGGCTGACCCGGATCCGCGACTTTCCCAGCCATCCGGGCCCCATCGCGATGCTGGCGCCTTCCAAGCGGGACCGGGCGTTCCTCGTCATTGACCAGACGGGACTGATCTCGCTCAACTTTTCCACCTCCGAGCGCACCCTGT of the Deltaproteobacteria bacterium genome contains:
- a CDS encoding ABC transporter permease, coding for MEGQSALRLNLSAVYVLWKRDMVRFFRQRSRVVGALGQPVLMWFVLGSGLAGSFRVPGAGDMDYHTYFYPGVVVMIVLFTAIFTTISVIEDRHEGFLQAVIAAPASRASLVMGKILGSTTVAMLQAAFFLMLAPLAGYPYGVIEWFVLGQALLLTGMSLTALGFVIAWVIDNVQGYHAIMMIVLMPLWLLSGAAFPVEGASPWMQWVMKLNPVTYSVEAVRLAIAGSRGSPQLQVMLARDMIILIVFTLFMLTSAVMFCRRRV
- a CDS encoding ABC transporter ATP-binding protein, producing the protein MSETATICFQAEGLTHRYGDRLALDHLSFEVMRGEVFGFLGPNGAGKSTAFHLLTGLLPLREGRIILNGKPVHPDEWSYRAKLGVVFQKPSVDIQLTARENLAFGAALYGIRGEQAGKRIAEVLEFMDLTGRAGGKVAEFSGGMRRRLEVARVLLHNPAVLVMDEPAQGLDQATLRRLWERIRRLCETTGLTVLLTTHHPEEAEYCDRLLVLDSGRCVAVETPAALKKQVSDDLIVIDGDGLEAAQAEIEAALSLKGRVSPEGLLIECPDAHKMVPRVVEAFPRGRFRSVGIRTPTLADVFARLTGHSLSEAGEGGD
- the cyoE gene encoding heme o synthase, translated to MDLKALVALTKPRILVTALGAVAVGAYIAPQAPGPGVLLGCLLGMGLVVGGANALNMYLERDIDARMERTRGRPLPARLLLPRTALYFGMGLAAAGIPVMTFGVNVLSGLLAALSLISYVLVYTPLKQKTSFALLVGSIPGAMPPLIGWTAATGRLELPGIVLFSIMFVWQVPHFLAISLFRSDEYARAGLVLMPHETGERKTRLQIVLWSAVLVPVSLLPFMLGVAGALYLLTAVGLGTAFFVWGLKGLKETQPPAWPRQLFALSLVYLVGIFAALVADSGGRL
- a CDS encoding heme A synthase — protein: MATFFLLIVGGLVHGTGASLACPDWPTCHGTLMPEMTGLVFYEHGHRLVASAVGLMTLVLAGLIWTGFRENPALRWLGVTAAVLVILQGLLGAATVIWRLPPAVSTAHLGTAMVYFGLLVVIAFLTRPGRPVAGVPEGELHPFPAIRRWTAVSTAVVYVQIVLGAVVRHTNAGLACTGFPLCGETAWPAGAVWVHMGHRIGALLVIAAVVMLVLVIRREAPLHRAFRTLRVALLVMLAVQAGLGIASVFTRLELVTVTAHLAGGAALLALHVAAWMVSREANRFGTPLAAETVTGGARPSEAI
- a CDS encoding SDR family oxidoreductase, giving the protein MTASSASAASAAPQIDLTGQKVLVTGGSRGIGRGIALACARAGADVAVNYVKSAEAAAETVAEIQKLGRKATALQGDMSKPADVKRVFAGAKEFLGGLDAAAINAGIASKAVFVRETADEEIERVFAVDLLGAYYCAREAAAIFHEQKHGLIVMISSVLAQTRSAKMGPYAVAKAALEGLMTMLAREEAQARVRVNNILPGLVNTDMGLKVVKPMGFKEVSQLGPAFPLGRVCEPEDIGNLFAFLASPAGSYITGQSIMVEGGSTLVKGMF
- a CDS encoding ABC transporter permease subunit — translated: MPPRQQTGQNMGSETTRQETGPGKTGGFPPPAGGVAPEHPPMSDANGTPGQPPPLEKMGRHAHRRRLIDRTAAILVQFGGLGIIASILGILLFIVFTVLPLLKAAEVTQDHVYDIPAHANGALLGDEYNTHVAMMGPDGVIRVINIETGAEETTHSIPLEPLLPEMPPPKIVSSATIPGTQIFAAATSDGRIAIQPVDWDVSFEGSTRVITPGFPETIELLMDGEGRPFGVYTAHHSKRYGITTAVAQLADGTISIVRRVTEKNSFTGEVEESIDEYAAESPYHLTVLMLDEEQRDLYGGTSEGQIVYWRLAEGQPGEPEVVSAGPSAVTALSMLIGGRSLVAGQANGNVSIWFRVRPEQDSNEFRLTRIRDFPSHPGPIAMLAPSKRDRAFLVIDQTGLISLNFSTSERTLWQGRSVLDAPTGMYFSPKSDYAYVAEPGKLAGYRIKNPHPEVSWKALFGKIWYEGYTKPDYTWQSTGGTDDFESKISLLPLLVGTLKGTFYSLILAIPLAVFGAMFASQFMHPTIKGYVKPMVETMASLPSVVLGFLAGLWLAPLLQKIFPGFIAMFIVLPLVAVAASRVWMALPRAIRNRYPAGVEVAIMAVLLVSTIWACVEMSPAIEKLVFGGNFERWLDRTLGIRYDQRNAVVVGLAMGFAVIPIIFAISEDALSNVPRHLTSASLALGASRWQTVTQVVLPTASPGIFSAIMIGFGRAVGETMIVLMATGNTPIMDWDMFAGFRTLSANIAVEIPEAPIGGTLYRTLFVAALLLFMLTFTVNTLAELIRQRLRERYAKL